The Variovorax sp. S12S4 genome includes the window GCCTTCAATCTCGAGCACCGTCTGGTCGGCCGCACAGCGCTCGCCCTCGGCGCACAGCCACTCGATGCGGGCTTGCGGATCGAGCTGCCGCACCGTGGCTTCGACCCAGGGCGCGCCGCACAGCACGGCCGATTCGCGCGCCAGCACGCGGGCATGGGCCCTGCGGCCGGGGTCGACCAGCGACGCGGTCAGGTCACCGTCGGCCACGTCTTCCTGCAAGGCGCGTGCTGCGTCGGCCTGGGCCAGCGCGGCCAAGGCCGGCGCCGAAAAATCAAAGCGAGGGCTCATGGCTCTTTTTTGTCTCTTCTGTCTTGTCAGGGTGAACCGCGGGACCCGTGCGCCCGGACGGTTTCCGGCACCGGATCACGGCCAGTGAGCGAGGCGACGGCTTCCCGCGGGCTCACCCGGCCGTCGAGCAGCGCAACCACGCCTTCGGCGATGGGCATTTCCACGCCCAGGCCGCGCGCGCGCTGCACCACGGTGCGCGCGCAATACACGCCTTCGGCCACATGGCCGAGCGAGGCCACCGCTTGCGCCAGGGTCTGCCCTTGCGCCAGCAGCAGGCCCACCTTGCGATTGCGCGACAGGTCGCCGGTCGCGGTCAGCACCAGGTCGCCCAGGCCCGAAAGGCCCATGAAAGTCTCGGCCCGGGCGCCGAGCGCCAGCCCGAAGCGGGTCATTTCGGCCAGGCCGCGCGTGATGAGCGCGGCGCGCGCATTGAGCCCGAGCGCCAGGCCGTCGCACAGCCCGGTGGCAATGGCCAGCACGTTCTTGACCGCGCCACCGACCTCGACGCCGACGATGTCGTCGTTGGCATAGACGCGCAGGGCCGGGCCGTGAAAGGCGTCGACCAGCGCATCGCGCACCACGGCGTGCGGGCTCGCGGCCACCAGCGCGGTGGGGCGGCCTTCGGCCACTTCTTGCGCAAAGCTCGGGCCGCTGAGCACGCCTGCTATCAAATCTGGAGCAACCTGCGCCCAAATCTCGTGGGCGAGCAGGCCGAAGGAAGTGGGGGAAGAAGCGTCGAGCGCGGGCTCCACGCCCTTGCAGAGCCACGCAACGGGCACGGTGCAGCCACGCAGCGCAATGAGTTGTTCACGCAGGGCCGCCATGGGCGTGGCCACGATGACGAGGTCGGCGCCGGCATGCGCCTGGCCGATGTCACCGGCCCGCACGGCAAGCGAGGCCGGCAGCGCCAGCCCCGGCAGGTAGCGGGTGTTTTCGCGCGCCTTCGAAATGGCATTGGCCTGGGCGGCATCGCGCGCCCAGAGCGTGACCTCGTGGCCGACGGCGGTGCTGAGGGCCGCATTGACGGCCACCGCCGTGCCCCAGGCACCGGCGCCATGAACGCAGATCTTCATCGGCGTTGGCGGCGTTGTGCCGGTTTACTGTGCGAGGGTCGGGGCGGGCTGACCGGCGGCCTGTGCCTGCTGCTGCTCGTACATGGCCTGGAAGTTGATTTCGGCCAGGTGCACGGGCGGGAAGCCGCCGCGCTGGATCACGTCGGCCACGTTGCCGCGCAGGTACGGGTACACGATTTGCGGGCAGGCAATGCCGAGGATCGGGCCCATCTGGTCTTCGGGCAGGTTGCGGATCTCGAAGATGCCGGCTTGCTTGGCTTCGACCAGGAACACGGTCTTGTCCTGGATCTTGGTCTGCACGGTGGCCGACACGGTGATCTCGAAGATGCCTTCAGCCACGGGCTGGGCGTCCACGCCAAGCTGGATGTCGACGGTGGGCTGCTCTTGTTCGAGCAGGATGCCGGGCGAATTGGGCTGTTCGAGCGACAGGTCCTTGAGGTAGACGCGCTGGATCTGGAAGATGGGATCTTGGGCTTGCTGGTCGGCCATGGCTGAACTTTCGAGAATCAAAACAATGCCCGCTGGGGAGAGGTTCCCGCAGCGGGCTGCAGATGAATGAGCAGGCGATTATCGCCCGGCGCCCGGAACCGCTTCCGTGACACCCGGCCGATTCGTTTTCAGGCGGCTTGCAGCAGGGGCACCAGGCCGCCGCGGCTGTCGAGCGCCATCAGGTCGTCGCAGCCGCCCACGTGGGTGTCGCCGATGAAAATCTGCGGCACCGTGCGGCGCTGGGTGATTTCCATCATGGTGCTGCGGGCCTCGGGATCGGTGTCGATGCGAATTTCTTCGATCTCGTCGACGCCCTTGGACTTGAGGATCTGCTTCGCACGAACACAGTACGGGCAGAACGCGGTGGTGTACATCTTGACGGCTTGCATACGCTGTACCTTGGGAAGACTTAGGCTTTTTCAACCGGCAGGTTAGCCTCTTTCCACGCCTTGAGACCGCCGGAAACGGCTTGGGCCTGCTCGTAACCGAGTTTCTTGGCCATGGCCACGGCGCGCTGGGCACGGGCTCCGGTGGCGCACACCAGGAGCAGCGGCACGTTCTTGTTCTTGACCGCGCCGGTCAGCTTTTCTTCCAGCAGGTTCAGCGGCACGTTCTTGGCGCCGATCATGTGGCCGGTAGCGAACTCTTCGGGTTCGCGCACGTCCACCAGCACCGCGCGTTCGCGGTTGATGAGGTGCACCGCGCCCTGGGCCGTGAGGGTGCCGCCGCCGGCGCCGCGAATCAGCGGCCAGGCCAGCATGCCACCCGAGCTGAGTGCAATCAGGATCAGCATCCAGTTCGCGGTGACGAATTCGATCAATTTCACGGGGGTTCCTTGGATGGCAAACCCGGGATTTTAGAATGCTGGCTTTCCCAAGCGCTGCCAAAGGCCTCCCACATGCACAAACTGGTACTGATCCGCCACGGCGAATCGACCTGGAATCTCGAAAACCGCTTCACCGGCTGGACCGACGTCGACCTGACCGAAACCGGCATCGAGCAGGCCAAGCAGGCCGGCCGGCTGCTCAAGGCAGAGGGCTACGACTTCGACGTGGCCTACACCAGCGTGCTCAAGCGTGCCACCCGCACGCTCTGGCACACCCTGGACGAACTCGACCGCACCTGGCTACCGGTGGTGCACTCGTGGCGCCTGAACGAGCGCCACTACGGCGCCCTGCAGGGCCTGAACAAGGCCGAAACCGCCAAGAAATACGGTGACGAGCAGGTGCTGGTCTGGCGCCGCAGCTACGGCACCCCGCCGCCGGCCCTGGAAGCCGACGATCCGCGCAGCGAACGCAGCGACGTGCGCTATGCCAAGCTCTCGCCCGAGCAGATTCCGCTGACCGAGTGCCTGAAGGACACCGTCGCGCGCGTGCTGCCTTTCTGGAACGAATCGATGGCGCCGGCCATCCGCACCGGGCGCCGCCTGGTGGTGGCCGCGCACGGCAATTCGATTCGCGCGCTGGTCAAGTACCTCGACGGCATTTCGGACGACGCGATCGTCGGCCTGAATATTCCCAACGGCATTCCGCTGGTCTACGAGCTCGACGACGACCTGAAGCCCCTGCGGCACTACTACCTGGGCGACGCCGCGGCCGCCGAAAAGGCCGCCGCGGCGGTCGCCTCGCAAGGCAAGGGCTGAAGAATTAAAACCCCTCGGCGGCACTCCCCCGTGGAACCCCGGCAGGCAATTTGCTTCCAAGCTGTGTATATTGGTTCGACAGCCGACAAGGACAATCACTCATGATGGGCCACAAATTGAAGATTACCGGCTGGGTCGCCGCCGGCGCCGTTGCCGGCGTCTTGACCACCGTCTCCTTGCAGACGGTCGCACGCGGCTCGCTCGCGCCGCTCCCGCTCGAGGAATTGCAGCAACTCGCCGCCGTTTTCGGCATGGTCAAGAGCGACTATGTCGAACCCGTCGATGAGAAGAAGCTCATTTCCGACGCCATTTCCGGCATGGTTGCCGGCCTGGACCCGCATTCCCAGTACTTCGACAAGAAGTCCTTCAAGGAATTCAGGGAAGGCACGACCGGCCGCTTCGTCGGCGTGGGCATCGAAATCTCGCAGGAAGACGGCCTCATCAAGGTGGTGTCGCCCATCGAGGGCTCCCCGGCCTTCCGCGCGGGCCTGAAGCCGAACGACCTGATCACCAAGATCGACGACACGGCCGTACGCGGCCTGTCGCTCAACGAGGCCGTCAAGCGCATGCGCGGCGAGGCCAACACCAAGGTGCTGCTGACCATCTTCCGCAAGGACGAAAGCCGCACCTTCCCGGTAACGATCACGCGCGAGGAAATCCGTACCCAGTCGGTGCGCGGCAAGCTCGTGGAGCCGGGCTACGGCTGGATCCGCCTGTCGCAGTTCCAGGAACGCACGGTGGACGACTTCGTGAAGAAGGTCGAGGAAATCTACAAGGAAGACCCCAACCTGAAGGGCCTGGTGCTCGACCTGCGCAACGACCCGGGCGGCCTGCTCGACGCAGCGGTGGCCATCTCGGCGGCCTTCCTGCCCGAGAACGTGACCGTGGTTTCCACCGACGGCCAGCTGGCCGAAAGCAAGTCGGTCTACAAGGCGGCGCCCGAGTTCTACCAGCGCCGTTCGGGCAGCGACCCGCTGCGCAACCTGCCCGCGGCCCTCAAGACCGTGCCGCTGGTGGTGCTGGTGAACGAAGGCTCGGCCTCGGCCAGCGAAATCGTCGCCGGCGCATTGCAAGACCACAAGCGCGCCACCATCATGGGCAGCCAGACCTTCGGCAAGGGCTCGGTGCAGACGGTGCGCCCGCTCGGCCCGGACACGGGCCTCAAGATCACCACGGCGCGCTACTACACGCCGAGCGGCACCTCGATCCAGGCCAAGGGCATCGTGCCCAACGTGCTGATCGACGAGAGCGCCGAGGGCAGCCCCTTCGCCGCCCTGCGCATGCGCGAGGCCGACCTCGAAAAGCACCTGGCCAGCGGCCAGGGCCCCGAAACGAAGGACCCGGAGCGCGAAAAGGCACGCGACGAAGCCCGCAAGCGCCTCGAGGAAGAAGCCAAGAAGCCGCCGCAGGACCGCAAGGTGCCCGAGTTCGGCACCGACAAGGACTTTCCGCTGATGCAGGCGCTCAACCGCCTCAAGGGCCAGCCGGTGCTGGTCAGCAAGACGCAGGTCATCGTCGACAACAAGGAAGAGAAAAAAGAGAACTGATCGGGAGCTCGGCGCTTTCAGATCCGGAAATACCGCGGAACCGGCGCTGCCGGGCCGCGGTATTTTTTCGTTTGGCACAAGCCTGGGGTGAGCCACCATGAATGACGACGACCTGCTGCGCTATTCGCGCCATATCCTCCTCGAAGAATTCGGCATCGACGGCCAGGCGCGCGTGAGCGCCGGCCGCGCGCTGGTCATCGGCGCGGGCGGCCTGGGCTCGCCGGTGGCGCTGTACCTTGCCGCGGCGGGTGTCGGGCACGTCACGCTGGTGGACGACGACGAGGTCGACCTCACCAATCTCCAGCGCCAGGTGGCCCACACCCATGCGCGGGTGGGCAGCCTGAAGGTCGAATCGGCCGCGCAGGCCATGCGCGACATCAATCCCGGCATGTCCATCGAAACGCACGCCGCACGCGCCGACGAGGCGCTGCTGTCGCGCCTGGTCGAGGCGGCGGACGTGGTGATCGACTGCTGCGACAACTTTGCGACGCGGCAGGCGGTGAACCGCGCCTGCGTGGCGCACGGCAAGCCGCTGGTGGCGGGCGCCGCCATCCGTTTCGACGGCCAGTTGAGCGTCTACGACACGCGCGACGAGGCGTCTCCCTGCTACGCGTGCATTTTTCCGCCCGACGCGGCCTTCGAGGAAACGCTCTGCGCGGTGCTCGGCGTGTTCGGTCCCGTGGTGGGCACCATCGGCACGCTGCAGGCGAGCGAGGCGCTGAAGCTGCTCGCGGGCATCGGTCCTTCGCTGGCGGGCAAGCTGTTGATGTTCGACGGACGCCGCACGGCATTCGACACGCTGCAGATTGCGCGCGACCCGCATTGCAGCGTGTGCGCGCATCGCGCGGGCACCGCCTGACGGCAGCCCCATTCCTTCGGCGCCCTCCTCCTCGTCTCTTCCCGGCCTCAGCGCTGCTTTGCGCCCTTCGCCTTGGCCGCTCCGGCGGCTGCGCCGGAGCCGGGCTTGTTGGCCTGCGACAGCACGCCCTTGCAGTCCGCATCTTCGCCCGGCCCGGTCTCGATGGTCGCCGCCAGCGCCAGCAGCGGATTGAGCGCGCCCAGCACCAATGCGGCCAGGCCGCGCTCCGCCAGCGGAACCACCTGAACCCCGCCGGAAGGCGAACCGAAGGTGCCGCCGATGACCAGCGGCGTGCGCAGCGAGAGGAAGCTCGCGTCCTTGGGCTCGGGCCGCACCACGAAGTCGAGCTTCTCGGTGGCAAGATTGGCGTGGCCGGTGGCATAGAAAACGGTGTCGGCCGTGTCGAGCACCACGCTGCGGCTGGTCATGAGGCCCTTGTTGACGTCGAACGCCATCGCGGCGCAGCGCAGCTCGACGTTCTGGTCGCCGCGCAGCAGGAACTTGATGATCTCGGCGCCGTCCAGGCCCATGAACTCGAGCAGCAAATTGCTGAAGCGGCCCCGTCCGGTGAGGGCCGCCACGTCGCCCGAGGCGCCGCCGAGCCAGCTGGCCACCGAGTTGCCCCGCCCCGAAAGGTTGATCCGGCCATCGAGCCGGCTGAAGCTGCTGCGCATGGTCTCGATCTTCGGCACCACGCGATTGAGCTGCATGTTGCGCAGGTCGAGCGAGGCGCGAATGTCCGCCGGGTTCTGGGTAGCGTCTATGCGGATGGCGCCGGCCAGCTTGCCGCTGGCCACGCCCAGGTCAAGCGGGTCGAGGGCGAGCACGCCCTCGGTCAGCTTGACCTGCACGCTGCCGCGGTCGAGCGGCACGTCGCGCACGTTGCGGATGCGATCGGCGGTGTATTTGACGTCGGCGTTCATTGCGCGCAGGCGGTCGAAGTCGAGCGTGGCGGTGGGCAGCACCTTGTCGCCCGCCGCCCGCTTGGCCTGCTTGATCGTGGGCGGCGGCGCCACGCCTTCGACCGCCTTGGCCGAGCGCTCAGTGGGCGGCAAGCCGATGAGGGGGCCCAGGTCGTCCATGTCCATCAGGCGCGAGCGCAACTCGCCCGCGAGGCGCGGCAGCTTTCCGGCCTGGTCGAAACGCATGTCGCCCGCAATGTCGGAAAGGCCGAGCCTGCCCTTGAGCCCTGCCACTTCCCACAGCTTGGCGCGCTTGCGCAGGTCGCCGCTCAGCGCATAGGGCGAGGTCTCAGGCAGCGCGATGCCAAGCAGCGGAAACAGGGCACCGAGCGTCTGGCCCTTGAGTTCGAACTTCGCGTCGATGCCGTCGAGATCGGCGAAGTCGGTCACGGTGCCTTCGGCCTTGAAGCGGGTCTGCCCCGCCGCGGCATCGATCTCCATCGGAAACGGTTCCTGGCCGGCCGACTTGAGTTGCAGCACGTTGCCGGTGCGCCCCTCGGCCGTGAGCGGCTGGCCCTTGTAGCGGCCCTTGATGCGGTAGCTGAGCGGCAGCGTGCCGCGGCCCGTGTCGTAGCTCACGTCGGCGTGCAGATCGACGCCCAGGTGCGTGGCCAGGAAATCGATCGTGCCGTTGTCGACCTGCATCAGGCCGATGACGGGCACGGTTCCGGGATCCGAGGTGTCCTTGCCGAGCGCCCATGTGCGGCGCCCGTCGGGTTCCATCTGGAGCCCCAGCGTCGGCGAGAACAATGCCAGGCGCGGAATCACGATCTTCTGCGTGAGCAGAGGCCACAGCCGTATGTCGAACTCGGCGCGCTCGGCCTTCACCAGGTAGGGATCGCGGGCCCATGGAGGGTTGGCAAACTCGATGCCGTCGAACTTCACGGTGGCGCCGCGCAGGCCCACGCCCACATCGAGCCGCCGGGTGATCTCGAACTTGCGCCCGGTTTTTTCGCTGACGTAGCGGTTGATCGGCTCGCGCAATGTGTCCCACGGAAAGAACGCGACCACCACCGCCAGCGCAGCCAACAGCAGCACGAAAGCCGCAAGCAGCTTGAGCCAGAGTGGCCGGTCGCGAAGGACGTTCGTTGCCATGGTGTCTGGATATACCTGCCCCTCGACGGCCCGGGTCGGCAATGAACCGCAAAAACCGTGCGGCATTGCCTACGGAAGGGCGCGGCGAGCCCGACTCGTCAGAACCCGCCTACAACACCCATCCTCCGAACCCTGCATGATGCGTGGCGGCGACGCCTCAATCTTCGATGCGCAGGCAATCGCCAGCAGGGGCGGTCGCGACACCTGCCAACAGAGGAAGCGCGGTTCGGCATGGATACCAGATTGCAGACATACATCGTCGAAGACAACCTCACGATCCGTGAAAACCTCATCGGTACCCTGGAAGAACTCACCTGCACGACGGTCGTCGGCTTTGCCGAAACCGAAGCGCACGCGCGCCAATGGCTGCAGGACCACAGCGACGAGTGGGACCTTGCGGTGGTCGATCTTTTTCTCAAGCAGGGAAGCGGCCTGGGCGTGCTCCAGGCCTGCACGTCGCGCCGGCCGAACCAGAAGGTGGTGGTGCTCAGCAACTACGCAACGCCCGACATCCGGCGGCGCTGCGCCGAATTCGGAGTGGATGCGGTGTTTGACAAGTCGAACGAGATCGACGCGCTGGTCGACTTCTGCATCCTGGAGGCGGTGGCTCATCGCCCCGCCACCGGCACAAAATGAAAAAGAGGCCGAAGAAGCCGCGCCGGACCTCTTCGCCTCCTTCTTCAGCCGCCGGCCGGTTCTTTTCTCAATCGATCAGCTTGTTCTTCAGCGCGTAGTACGTGAGGTCGCTGTTGGAAGACAGGTTCATCTTCTCCATGAGGCGCGTGCGGTAAGTGCTCACGGTCTTGACCGACAGCGACAGCGTCTTGGCGATGTCGCCCGCGGTCTCGCCCTTGGCAAGCTTCAGGAACACCTGGAATTCGCGCTCCGAGAGCTGCTCGTGCGGCGCGGCGTCGTCCTTGCGGTCGAGCTGGCGGGCGAGCAGTTCCGCCACGGCCGGGGTGATGTAGCGGCGGCCCAGCGAGATGGTGCGGATCGCGTTGACGATCTCCATCGGATCGCACTCCTTGTTGAGATACCCGCTCGCGCCCTGGCGGATGAGGTTCATCGCGTAGTGCTCTTCGGGGTAGCCGCTGAGGATGAGAATTCCCACGTCCGGCGCCTTGGCGCGGATCATGGCAAGCGCGTCGATACCGCTTTGCCCGGGCATCGAAAGGTCCATCACCAGCACGTCGAGTTCGGTGGTGCGCACCAGCTCGATGGCCTCGCGCCCGCTGGCAGCCTCGCCGGCCACGCGCAAGTCGACGTGTTCGGAGAAGAACTGCCGCAGGCCCGAACGCACGATAGCGTGGTCGTCCACAATTCCAATTTTGATCATCTGTTACTTTCTTCGTTGTGTCGCGGCCCAGGAGGCCGCAACATGCCGATCCCCTGGTTGTTATCAATTATTCACGAACTTGTGCTGAAAGCACCTTTGAAAGTTTCATGCACTGGCTAGCTCCTCCAAAAATGGCCGTGAGCCTACTGCTCGCGGCACTGGCTGCGCTGGCCCTCGTCGGTATCAACGAGGCCGGCTATCGCCAATCGACCCAGGCCCTGGCGAACATCGACGAGGCGCAAAGGGTTCGCGCCACGGTCAACCTGATCCTGCAGAGCATGCTCGATGCCGAAACCGGACAGCGAGGCTACCTCCTGACCGGCGAAACCAGCTACCGGCAACCCTACGACATGGCCGTCAAGCAGGTCGATGGATACCTTGCCACACTGCGCCAACTTTACGCCGAACGGCCGGCAGAGCGTACCCAATTGGCGGAGCTCTCCAAGCACGTGCTGCGCAAGATAGCCGAAATGGACATGAGCGTGCGCCTGCGGCAGGACGGCAAGGAGGATGCCTGGAAGTTCGTCATCACCACCGACGTGGGGCGCGAGGAAATGGACGCCATCCGCAAGAGTGCCCACGACCTGGTGGCGGCCAGCAACAAGACCCTGCAGGAAAGCCAGCTGCAGGTGAAGAAGTCGCTGCGGCTTGCGCGAATCGGCACCGCCATCGTGGCGCTCGCCGCCCTCATCGCGTTCTTCCTGTACCTGCGGCAGACGCATGCATTGCGCTCCATCGGCGAGCGCCAGCAGGAAACGCTTCAGCGCGAGCGCAACGCACTCGAAGACGAGGTGCGCGAACGCACGGCCTCGCTGGCCGAACTGGCCACCCACCTGCAGGACGTGCGTGAAACCGAGCGCGGCTATCTCGCACGCGAGCTGCACGACGAGCTCGGCTCGCTGCTGACGGCGGCCAAGCTGGACGTCGCCCGCCTCAAGTCGAGGCTGCTGGAGGCACCGGACGCCACCCAGCGGCTGCAGCACCTGACCGAGCTGCTCAACAGCGGCATTGCGCTGAAGCGCCGCATCATCGAGGACCTCCGGCCGTCGTCGCTGTCGAACCTCGGGCTGGTGGCGTCGCTGGAAATCCTCGGGCGCGAATTCGCCGAGCGCTCGGGCATCCAGGTGCAGATGGCGCTGGAGCCCGTGACCATGGACGAGTCGCGCCAGCTCACCATCTACCGCATGGTGCAGGAGAGCCTCACCAACATCGGCAAGTACGCCGAAGCCAGCGAGGCGACGATCGTGCTGAAGAACTACGAGAACCACGTGATCGTGGAAGTTGCCGACAACGGCAAGGGCTTCGACCCGCAACGCATCCACCCTTCGACGCATGGCCTCGCGGGCATGCGGCACCGGGTGGAAGCCGCACGCGGCAAGCTCACCATCTCTTCCACGCCGGGCCGGGGCACGCGCCTGAGTGCGATGTTGCCGGTGGTCAAGCCGCGCTGAGGCACGGCCGGTTGCGCGGCCGGCGCAGCCGCAGGTGCGCATGAACGGCCTGCGCGCGAAGGGGAACTCGGTCGTCTCCTACGTTCCCCGCGCCCAGCCGCTGACAGGGCCTTGCAGGGGCGCCACTTAAGGTTGCTCCTGTGCCGTTCA containing:
- a CDS encoding NAD(P)H-dependent glycerol-3-phosphate dehydrogenase, whose translation is MKICVHGAGAWGTAVAVNAALSTAVGHEVTLWARDAAQANAISKARENTRYLPGLALPASLAVRAGDIGQAHAGADLVIVATPMAALREQLIALRGCTVPVAWLCKGVEPALDASSPTSFGLLAHEIWAQVAPDLIAGVLSGPSFAQEVAEGRPTALVAASPHAVVRDALVDAFHGPALRVYANDDIVGVEVGGAVKNVLAIATGLCDGLALGLNARAALITRGLAEMTRFGLALGARAETFMGLSGLGDLVLTATGDLSRNRKVGLLLAQGQTLAQAVASLGHVAEGVYCARTVVQRARGLGVEMPIAEGVVALLDGRVSPREAVASLTGRDPVPETVRAHGSRGSP
- the secB gene encoding protein-export chaperone SecB → MADQQAQDPIFQIQRVYLKDLSLEQPNSPGILLEQEQPTVDIQLGVDAQPVAEGIFEITVSATVQTKIQDKTVFLVEAKQAGIFEIRNLPEDQMGPILGIACPQIVYPYLRGNVADVIQRGGFPPVHLAEINFQAMYEQQQAQAAGQPAPTLAQ
- the grxC gene encoding glutaredoxin 3; amino-acid sequence: MQAVKMYTTAFCPYCVRAKQILKSKGVDEIEEIRIDTDPEARSTMMEITQRRTVPQIFIGDTHVGGCDDLMALDSRGGLVPLLQAA
- a CDS encoding rhodanese-like domain-containing protein, whose amino-acid sequence is MLILIALSSGGMLAWPLIRGAGGGTLTAQGAVHLINRERAVLVDVREPEEFATGHMIGAKNVPLNLLEEKLTGAVKNKNVPLLLVCATGARAQRAVAMAKKLGYEQAQAVSGGLKAWKEANLPVEKA
- the gpmA gene encoding 2,3-diphosphoglycerate-dependent phosphoglycerate mutase — protein: MHKLVLIRHGESTWNLENRFTGWTDVDLTETGIEQAKQAGRLLKAEGYDFDVAYTSVLKRATRTLWHTLDELDRTWLPVVHSWRLNERHYGALQGLNKAETAKKYGDEQVLVWRRSYGTPPPALEADDPRSERSDVRYAKLSPEQIPLTECLKDTVARVLPFWNESMAPAIRTGRRLVVAAHGNSIRALVKYLDGISDDAIVGLNIPNGIPLVYELDDDLKPLRHYYLGDAAAAEKAAAAVASQGKG
- a CDS encoding S41 family peptidase produces the protein MGHKLKITGWVAAGAVAGVLTTVSLQTVARGSLAPLPLEELQQLAAVFGMVKSDYVEPVDEKKLISDAISGMVAGLDPHSQYFDKKSFKEFREGTTGRFVGVGIEISQEDGLIKVVSPIEGSPAFRAGLKPNDLITKIDDTAVRGLSLNEAVKRMRGEANTKVLLTIFRKDESRTFPVTITREEIRTQSVRGKLVEPGYGWIRLSQFQERTVDDFVKKVEEIYKEDPNLKGLVLDLRNDPGGLLDAAVAISAAFLPENVTVVSTDGQLAESKSVYKAAPEFYQRRSGSDPLRNLPAALKTVPLVVLVNEGSASASEIVAGALQDHKRATIMGSQTFGKGSVQTVRPLGPDTGLKITTARYYTPSGTSIQAKGIVPNVLIDESAEGSPFAALRMREADLEKHLASGQGPETKDPEREKARDEARKRLEEEAKKPPQDRKVPEFGTDKDFPLMQALNRLKGQPVLVSKTQVIVDNKEEKKEN
- a CDS encoding HesA/MoeB/ThiF family protein produces the protein MNDDDLLRYSRHILLEEFGIDGQARVSAGRALVIGAGGLGSPVALYLAAAGVGHVTLVDDDEVDLTNLQRQVAHTHARVGSLKVESAAQAMRDINPGMSIETHAARADEALLSRLVEAADVVIDCCDNFATRQAVNRACVAHGKPLVAGAAIRFDGQLSVYDTRDEASPCYACIFPPDAAFEETLCAVLGVFGPVVGTIGTLQASEALKLLAGIGPSLAGKLLMFDGRRTAFDTLQIARDPHCSVCAHRAGTA
- a CDS encoding AsmA family protein — its product is MATNVLRDRPLWLKLLAAFVLLLAALAVVVAFFPWDTLREPINRYVSEKTGRKFEITRRLDVGVGLRGATVKFDGIEFANPPWARDPYLVKAERAEFDIRLWPLLTQKIVIPRLALFSPTLGLQMEPDGRRTWALGKDTSDPGTVPVIGLMQVDNGTIDFLATHLGVDLHADVSYDTGRGTLPLSYRIKGRYKGQPLTAEGRTGNVLQLKSAGQEPFPMEIDAAAGQTRFKAEGTVTDFADLDGIDAKFELKGQTLGALFPLLGIALPETSPYALSGDLRKRAKLWEVAGLKGRLGLSDIAGDMRFDQAGKLPRLAGELRSRLMDMDDLGPLIGLPPTERSAKAVEGVAPPPTIKQAKRAAGDKVLPTATLDFDRLRAMNADVKYTADRIRNVRDVPLDRGSVQVKLTEGVLALDPLDLGVASGKLAGAIRIDATQNPADIRASLDLRNMQLNRVVPKIETMRSSFSRLDGRINLSGRGNSVASWLGGASGDVAALTGRGRFSNLLLEFMGLDGAEIIKFLLRGDQNVELRCAAMAFDVNKGLMTSRSVVLDTADTVFYATGHANLATEKLDFVVRPEPKDASFLSLRTPLVIGGTFGSPSGGVQVVPLAERGLAALVLGALNPLLALAATIETGPGEDADCKGVLSQANKPGSGAAAGAAKAKGAKQR
- a CDS encoding response regulator yields the protein MDTRLQTYIVEDNLTIRENLIGTLEELTCTTVVGFAETEAHARQWLQDHSDEWDLAVVDLFLKQGSGLGVLQACTSRRPNQKVVVLSNYATPDIRRRCAEFGVDAVFDKSNEIDALVDFCILEAVAHRPATGTK
- a CDS encoding response regulator, which encodes MIKIGIVDDHAIVRSGLRQFFSEHVDLRVAGEAASGREAIELVRTTELDVLVMDLSMPGQSGIDALAMIRAKAPDVGILILSGYPEEHYAMNLIRQGASGYLNKECDPMEIVNAIRTISLGRRYITPAVAELLARQLDRKDDAAPHEQLSEREFQVFLKLAKGETAGDIAKTLSLSVKTVSTYRTRLMEKMNLSSNSDLTYYALKNKLID
- a CDS encoding CHASE3 domain-containing protein, which codes for MAVSLLLAALAALALVGINEAGYRQSTQALANIDEAQRVRATVNLILQSMLDAETGQRGYLLTGETSYRQPYDMAVKQVDGYLATLRQLYAERPAERTQLAELSKHVLRKIAEMDMSVRLRQDGKEDAWKFVITTDVGREEMDAIRKSAHDLVAASNKTLQESQLQVKKSLRLARIGTAIVALAALIAFFLYLRQTHALRSIGERQQETLQRERNALEDEVRERTASLAELATHLQDVRETERGYLARELHDELGSLLTAAKLDVARLKSRLLEAPDATQRLQHLTELLNSGIALKRRIIEDLRPSSLSNLGLVASLEILGREFAERSGIQVQMALEPVTMDESRQLTIYRMVQESLTNIGKYAEASEATIVLKNYENHVIVEVADNGKGFDPQRIHPSTHGLAGMRHRVEAARGKLTISSTPGRGTRLSAMLPVVKPR